DNA sequence from the Nicotiana tomentosiformis chromosome 3, ASM39032v3, whole genome shotgun sequence genome:
ttttaaaagattaattaattttttgaagaaaatagagtcttGAAAATGTTGggtgtgaacacctaatttttgattATGCGTGAATATTTTTTCATTCACACTCACTTTCCCTTGGATATTTATGGTTTGGGGGGAGGAGGAGCACATGAAACATGAGAATTTGGGGGAAGGGGAGTAAGGAAAGTgcataaaaatctatttttctaaaaaatattttattactctCTAAACAaacaatagaaaatatttttcgaaaattttttttcactcaccaaccaaacatgaaaaaataagtaataaaatcactcattttccCGAAAAACACACCCAATATGTAAATCCTTTAGGATCAATTAATCTTTTAGTTCTTTACAAAAAAAATttagttttatgtttttttttaacAGAAGACATATATTTTATAGCAGAGATCTGAAAATAACAcataataaatatgaaaaaatatttttttctagtCAAATTCTAAGTAATCATAGGATACAAAAAAGAACATATATTTGAAATCTTTACACAAACAACCGATCTaatttgatatttattttttctagtgtatgcataaattatatatatatatatatgattataATTTAAACTATTGGTCGAAGGACTACTTAGATTAATatttttagatattatttttacatCATAACATGGGCCCCACAGCAGTCGCCCATATCTGATTCGTTGGAAATAGAAAAGGACGGTCCCACCAGTCTCCACGCGGCTTTTTATCAATCACCATCTCCTACGACGTTGTAATACTCTCTGGAAACTGTCAACACCTAACAATTCCTTTTCATTCTTTACATTCACTTTACTCCCACACTATCCCTTTTCCTCGGGCCAAACTCGTTAGTTTTGTTAACTTCTATGCCTATATTATCGAAATACACTCCGTAAGCAAGAGTGACTCGAGAATGGCGAGGAAATTAGGGTCGTTTAGGAAGAGTTTCGAAGAGAAAAGAGAAAGGCTTTTTTCCTCATGCAACGGTGATTACACTGAGTTACCTGGTTTCAACCCCACACTTGATTACCCTGAAAATCCAGGGTGTTTTTCGTCTTTTCGTGAAAAGTTTAGAGAGCTATGGAAGGATTGGAGCAGCGTAGCCGTGAAGGCGATGGAGATGGGTCGATCCGACCCGAGAAAGATTGTATTCTCAGCAAAGATGGGTTTGGCTTTAATGCTCATATCTTTGTTAATCTTCTTTAAGGAACCGGTTGAAGAGCTCAGTAGATACTCTGTTTGGGCTATTCTTACTGTCGTCGTCGTTTTTGAGTTCAGCATAGGTATGTGTTATACTTTTCCCCTTCAATTTTGTGTAGTCATTGTAAATTAAATAAATGTGTGCCCCAAAAGATGTAATCTTTCGTAAGAATTTGGTAGTACGAAAGAAGATTTGTGTTTGCTAATTGTAACTGTAGAGAAAAAAAGCTGTTAATAGCTTTGAACAAgtctttttttaataaaaaaaatagatacttTATTTATGTCCCTCTTAGATAGAAGTAGGGCCAATTGTTATTTGATTTTCATTTTGGGATTAAAGATtgataataatgatttttttttgtGAACCCTCTCAACTTGCTTGACCTTTTACATAAGCTATGTTCCTTCACCATTTAGTTGTtgatttaatgatttttaaggggGGCCTTCTGAGGGATAGATATCctattaattttttcttttttaaatatcCTTCTAATACAACCTTATCTTATGAAAAACTGAGTATGGAAGGGGGGGGGGGTCTCCCTCTGGGCATATATTTGTAATGCTCAGGATGATTCATATATAGATCGATTTACTTGTCAAGAAAAGTTATTACAAGActtatgaagaaaataaaataatccaAATGATATGACTAATAAAGGAAGCATGACTGGGTTATTCTGTTTTTTGGTTACTAAGGACTAATCATGATTTCAATATAAAACGAATTATCGAGAAGGTGGTAATTAGTACAAGATTCAAGCAAGGAGGTTGACCTAAGAGGCCCTAAAAGAGGAAGTACCATTGTGAGCATTTCTTCATTTTACAACCATAATTTTGGTTACTAGGCAGTCGTTATTCAGTCTTTCTTTCTCCAAATGCACATACATACCACTTTAACAAAAGAAAACTTCCTGGTTTATGCTTccaattatgtatatatatggtttTACAAGCATGGGACAACCTGTTGCCAATGTAAATCcgttgttttatttattttattttattttattctttctaGTTTTTGCAATGTTTTCCACTGGCGGTTACTATTACTGCCAGCAGGAGGCATTTCAGCTAAGAAATCTTGTTAGATACCATGATACACCATTAAGCACAATTATCTGCCCACAGTATAGTTAGTATTTTCTGTTTGCATTTTGTTCCTTTCAACCCCTGGCTACTGCTTTCTTTGTTTTCTGTATAGAAGGTATGGGGAGCTTTTTATACAGATTCACGTTTGAACTGTCCACAGGAGCCACTCTGAGCAAGGGATTTAATCGTGGACTCGGGACACTGTCAGCTGGAGGACTTGCTCTTGGAATGGCTGAATTGTCTCAGTTGGCCGGAGACTGGGAAGAAGTAGTTATAGTCATTGGTATATTCATAACAGGTCTGGTTTTCTGGTCAGTACTCGTGACTAATATGTATGAATGTGTTAATCTCTTTTTTATCTTTGTACCTTGCTGACTGCAGCTTGTTTGCCGTTTTCTAGGTTTTTTTATTACTTATGCAAAACAGTACCCACCAATGAAGCCCTATGAATATGGTTTCCGAGTATTCTTGATAACGTATTGTTTCATCATGGTATCTGGTTATCACACAAGAGAATTTGTTCATACAGCTGTAAGTCGGTTTCTGCTAATTGCACTTGGTGCTGGTGTTTCATTAGCTGTGAACATATGTGTCTATCCCATCTGGGCTGGTGAGGATCTTCACAATCTAGTGGCGAAGAATTTCATCAGTGTAGCTACTTCACTGGAAGGTAATTCAACCTCTGAGTCTGAGATGCTCGTTACTGTTCTCGAGATGGGATGTTAAAATTTAATTGTTTCGACCCTCACCCCTCCATTTCCTTTATCTGATTTTGATGAAAGGGAAATTGTTGCAGGTTGTATCAGTAAATATCTGAACTGTGTCGAATATAAGAGGATCCCTTCAAAGATTCTTACTTACCAAGCTGCTGATGATCCAGTTTACAATGGCTACAGATCAGCAGTAGAATCTACTAGCCAAGAGGAAGCTCTGGTATGCGTAAGCAGTTTTGCAGCATGAATTAGTAATTCTATGAAATTTTGCTACGCGGATGTCCTAAATTAACTCTGATACCACAGGTAGCATTTGCAATCTGGGAGCCACCCCATGGTCCTTATAAGATGATTAAATATCCTTGGAAAAACTATGTCAAAGTTAGCGGTGCATTAAGATATTGCGCATTCATGGTTATGGCACTGCATGGCTGTGTACTATCTGAAATACAGGTATTCCCTCTACTCCTTTTTCCAACTTTCCTGCTAGCACTTTGCTTGTAAAGGCATCACATAGTATTCTCTAACCATATTCATCAAACATGTTCCTTTTTTATTGCTCAATTACTTATTCTCCTAGCCAGTTCAAATCTCTTCCGGAAAACATTTCTAAAATGACTCTGGACCCCCTTCCTTACTTATTCTGCCTTTAACTAAACTGTGCGAGGAGATGTTTGAAGATAGAGGAAATAAGCGTTGGAATATCTTCATGTCCTTTCAGCATGAGGGAACAAAGTGAGGCTGACAGAACATGTTTTGCAGCATTACCGTTGACTGAAGCCTGTCGTGTATTCTCTCCTTGTAAATCATCCTCGTGCAGTCATAAAATTAAGTTGCTGTTAGATATGCATTATTTATTGGTGAATATAGTTCATTTTAAGAGCTTGCATACCCAGATGTCTCAGTTATACCACTTTATTTGGTAATGCAATGACCTATTTATAGCTGAAATGACTACCAAACATTTTTAATATGCAGGCTCCTGCTGAAAGAAGACAGGTTTTCCGTAATGAGCTTCAGAGAGTAGGTACAGCAGGTGCCAAAGTGTTGagagaaattggggaaaaagtgaAAAAGATGGAGAAGTTGGAGTCAGTGGATATTCTCTTTGAAGTGCATGAAGCAGCAGAGGAGTTGCAAAAAAAGGTGGATCGGAAGTCTTATCTTTTCGTCAATGCAGAAAACTGGGAAATCGGATCACGACCCACAGTGGTGGATATTCCACAGGAGCTTGGAAGCATGGATGATGACAGAAACTCTTTTCAACATCACAGATCTCTGAGTGAAACAGTAATCGACATTGACTCCATCAATATATCAAGGAGTTGGGATAATAGGACGTTTAACGTAGCTAGTAATAACAACCAAACTGCAGGAGTAACCCCAGAAAATGGGGTGGAGAAACCAAAAATGCGGACAGCACACACGCTGCCTAAAGCTAACGATGTACTAAAGGAGGTGGAGGAGGAGGAaaacgaggaagaagaagaatcAAAGACGTATGAAAGTGTCAGTGCTTTGTCTTTAGCAACGTTCACCTCCCTTCTCATAGAATTTGTTGCAAGACTTCAAAACGTAGTAGACTCATTCGAAGAATTAAGTGAGAAAGCAAAATTTAAGGAACCTGTGGATTTGTCTGAAGCATCGGGGAGAGTTGGCTTGTGGTCCAGGTTGAGAGGATATATGAAGTTCTCAAAAAGAGAGAGCGATTTACTAGTTTAGAAATCAAATCCTTCTTGTCCATGCAAAGACAGAAGAGTATTGAAACTATTACATGAGGAGATCTTGTAGCACTTTCCACAACTGGGAACTCGTCGAATCGGCTCTGAAAAGGCAACACATACTATATCCTGACTCTGAAACTCTCCAACTTTTGATCAGAAGTCTGGCTTAACTTTCTTGTGGATGACCATTGACGTACGCGATGATAGTTGGTCAAATATTGTTGACAGACCAATGACCAACAACTCTTTTTTGGGGTTTTACTTAGAGAAATCCTTATTCCTGCATGTTAGTTTTCATTAGCTATAAATATATTGACATAGAATTTTGGCCAAGTATACTGAGCTCTAATGGTTTAAGGTCTAACGGTTAATGTAGGCAGCACAAATGTATATTGAAATACACTGCAAAAGTATAGATACCCCTCACCCATAAAAAAAAAGTATATTGTTTTAGTTTATGATGTAGCCATTGAGGTGCTTTTCCAAAAATTTTCTTCCAGCTCACCTGGGGTTGTGAACGTTTATTGGTATTTATTTGCTTGCTTACAATAATTTGTACCTACTGTATTTCGTACATTCTAAGGTGAATTCTACAAGTGAATATTATATTCCCATCTTATTGTAATATTGTGTAATGAGGCACGTTACTGGCATACTTGGGGCACTAAACTAAGTTATTGTTTAGATGTATCACTGTATGCCACCCTAACTATATTTAATGAAGTAAAGTATCACAACCCAATAGCTTGGTTCAAATATGTGTTATAAAATACACTAACATAAGCACAGATAATAGATTCCTAATCCAATAGCTTAGTTCAAACTCTATTATATGTgtgtaaaaaaaaaaacactaaTATAAGCACAAATAATAGACTCGAACTCAATAGAAGGGCTATGGTAGAACTCAATAGAAGGGCTATAGAAGGTGGTTTACATAAAGAAAAATGTCAAACCGCTCGCCCGAAAATGTTgtttaaataaagaaaaaagtaTAGTTTTGAGGGTTATACTTAtattttaaaaagttaaaaaagatCAAAGGTTTTGTTATAAGGATTATTGTCTTTCTCATCTCTTATAATTATTGTCATTATTAATCTGTTGGCATAAAAAATTTAACATTAAATTGATCACGTGCGCGTGGCTTACACTACCGCCCCGGGAAAAAGAACGAACTCAAACAATAATAATACTTAAAACGGTTATACCTAACTACTGTTTGAAGGCGGGAGAGTGACAGAGAAACAAAATATATAAAGTTGTAAAAGCTGATACTGAATCCCATAACGAACTAAGCAGAGATCACCGATCAACTTCCACCACTTCCTTTCATTCCAAAGTTTTATACTTTTGCAGGTATCAATCTCTCGCTCTACGATTATTTTTTGGGTTTTCTGAatcctttctttttctctttcatGCCTGGCCTGTTTCTTGAAGTTCAAGTAACTGAGTGAATTTGCATTGTCGTC
Encoded proteins:
- the LOC104108814 gene encoding aluminum-activated malate transporter 9 encodes the protein MARKLGSFRKSFEEKRERLFSSCNGDYTELPGFNPTLDYPENPGCFSSFREKFRELWKDWSSVAVKAMEMGRSDPRKIVFSAKMGLALMLISLLIFFKEPVEELSRYSVWAILTVVVVFEFSIGATLSKGFNRGLGTLSAGGLALGMAELSQLAGDWEEVVIVIGIFITGFFITYAKQYPPMKPYEYGFRVFLITYCFIMVSGYHTREFVHTAVSRFLLIALGAGVSLAVNICVYPIWAGEDLHNLVAKNFISVATSLEGCISKYLNCVEYKRIPSKILTYQAADDPVYNGYRSAVESTSQEEALVAFAIWEPPHGPYKMIKYPWKNYVKVSGALRYCAFMVMALHGCVLSEIQAPAERRQVFRNELQRVGTAGAKVLREIGEKVKKMEKLESVDILFEVHEAAEELQKKVDRKSYLFVNAENWEIGSRPTVVDIPQELGSMDDDRNSFQHHRSLSETVIDIDSINISRSWDNRTFNVASNNNQTAGVTPENGVEKPKMRTAHTLPKANDVLKEVEEEENEEEEESKTYESVSALSLATFTSLLIEFVARLQNVVDSFEELSEKAKFKEPVDLSEASGRVGLWSRLRGYMKFSKRESDLLV